The DNA sequence CGGCGGTTTCCGCCAACAGCGTGGTGCCCCTGCTGGTCGGCCATCCCTATGCGGCCATCTGGTTTGTGGCCGAGGTGGCGTTCATCGCCTGGCTCGACCGCTCGCGCCGCGGCCGCAATCTGATTTTCGGCAGCGCCCTGTATTGGGGCCTGCTCGGCTCGCCGCTGGTCTTGACCAGTTTCCTGCTCATGGGCGCCGAATTCCAGGTCGGGCTGCTCGTCGCGGCGAAAAACTGCGTCAACGGCATCGCCAATGCCACCGTCGCCGCCCTGATCTTGCAGCTCTTGCCCCTGCGCCCCTGGCTGCTGGGTGAATCCGGAAGAGAGCAGGTGTCCCTGAGCCTGCTGCTGCAGACCCTGATGATCGCCTTTCTGGTGCTGCCCGGGGTGCTCATGACCGGGCTCTACCTGAAAAGCTCCGTGGCGCAGCTGCAAACCCACATCGTCGAGGATCTGCGCGAAAAAGGCCTGCGCCTGGGCGCGCTCCTGGCGCAATACGATCTCGGGGCCCCGGACAGGTCGCGACAACCGCTCCAGGAGGCCCTGTCCCGGGAAAGCGCCATCGGCGACTACCGCCTGCGCCTGCTCGCCGGCCGCGAGATTCTTGCGGCGGCCGGGTCAGGCACCGACAACGAGCGCGCCTATGACCCCGCCGACGGCGCGGAGATTCGTGCCCTGGGCGAAGCCGCCTTCCACCGTGTTCCCTATTCCCAGAAGTTTTCCACGCCCATTTCCGAGCGTTGGCGACGCTCCTCCTACCTGCTGGTGCTTCCGGTGGAGGCCAATCCCGAGCTGCGCCTGGTCCTCGAAAAGAGCATCGCGCCCCTGCTCGGTGAGTTGCGCGGCATCGTCACCCGCCTGTTTTTTCTGCTCACGGCCCTGACCTATGCCGCGCTGCTGCTGGCCTGGCTGCTGGGCCGCCGCATCGCCGCGCCGCTGCGGCTTCTGTCCCAGGCGACCACGGGCGTGCCGTCGCGGCTGGAGCAGGGCGAAGCCGACCCGGCGTGGCCGCAAAGCCCGGTGCGCGAAATCCATGAGCTGATTCTCAACTGCCGGGAAATGACCAGCTCCCTGCGGGAAAAGTTCGGCCAGCTCCGCAATGCCCGCCTGACCCTGGAGGATCGGGTGAACCTGCGCACCCGCGAACTTGCCGAGGCCAATGCCGATCTGCGGCGCAAGGAAGCGCGCCTCGCGCAGCTCGCGCATCACGATCCCCTGACGGATCTGCCCAACCGCCTGCTCTTTCAGGATCGCCTCGAACATGCCCTGGCCAAGGCGCGGCGTCAGGAGAGTCAGGTCGCGCTGTTTTTTCTGGATCTGGATCGGTTCAAGAAAATCAACGATTCCCTGGGCCACGCCCTGGGTGATCAACTGCTGCGCGAGGTGGCCCGGCGCCTGGACGGCTGCGTGCGCGCCGGCGACACGGTGGCGCGCCTCGGCGGCGACGAATTCATGATCGTCATCGACGAGGTGAAAAATATCCAGCAGGTCACCAGCGTCGCCGAGAAGATCCTTCACCGCCTCGACCTGCCGGTGGAGGTCGACGGCTATTCCCTGTATGCCACGGGCAGCATCGGCATCAGCCTGTTTCCCAATGACGGGCGCGACGTGGCCACGCTGATGAAATGCGCCGACGCCGCCATGTACCGCGCCAAGGAATTGGGCCGCAATACCTACCAGTTCTACACCGCCGACATGAATGCCCGCGCCCATGAGCTGCTGCTGCTCGAAAGCAGCTTGCGCCAGGCCCTGGAGCGCGACCAGCTGATCCTTCACTACCAGCCGCAATTCAACCTCGGCAGCGGGCAACTGGTCGGCTTCGAGGCCCTGGTGCGCTGGCAGCACCCGGAGCACGGCCTCATCGCGCCGGCGGATTTCATCCCCATGGCCGAGGAGACGGGATTGATCGTAGCCATCGGCGAGTGGGTGGCGCGCACCGCCTGCGCGCAGAGCCTGGACTGGCAAAAAGCCGGGTTGCCGGACGTTACCATGGCGATCAACATCTCCGCCCGGCAGTTTCGCCAAAACGGCCTGGTGGAGCGCATCGCCGCGATTCTGCGGGAGACCGGCCTGGAACCGCGCCGGCTGGAACTGGAACTGACCGAAAGCATGATTCTCGGCAACACCGAAGGCGCCATCCTCACCATGCGGGCCCTCAAGGATCTCGGGCTGTCCCTGGCCATCGACGACTTCGGCTCGGGTTATTCATCCCTGGCCTATCTCAAGCGTTTTCCCATCGAAAAATTAAAGATCGCCCAGGATTTTGTGCGCGATGTGCTCATCGACGGCAACGACGCGGCGATTGCCGCCTCGGTCATCGCCCTGGGCAAGAGCATGGACCTGACGGTCATCGCCGAAGGGGTGGAGACGCAAGAGCAGCTTGCGTTTCTGCGCGACAAGGGCTGTCACCTCGGCCAGGGCTATGTGTTCAGCCGCCCCCTGCCGGCGAAGGACATTCCCGCCCTGTTCACCAGAACCGCCCGGAGCGCTTTCTGATGGACGCCGTCATCGAAGCCGAGCATCTGGAAAAATGCTACGGCGCCTTCAAGGCGGTGGACGGCCTGTCTTTTCGCGTGACGCGCGGCGAGTGTT is a window from the Geoalkalibacter sp. genome containing:
- a CDS encoding putative bifunctional diguanylate cyclase/phosphodiesterase — protein: MTMGFCVPRSGRQWAALLLLLSAGPLANLGPVDVPLVFLFFPGNLFALLALRLFGPAWGIAAAVSANSVVPLLVGHPYAAIWFVAEVAFIAWLDRSRRGRNLIFGSALYWGLLGSPLVLTSFLLMGAEFQVGLLVAAKNCVNGIANATVAALILQLLPLRPWLLGESGREQVSLSLLLQTLMIAFLVLPGVLMTGLYLKSSVAQLQTHIVEDLREKGLRLGALLAQYDLGAPDRSRQPLQEALSRESAIGDYRLRLLAGREILAAAGSGTDNERAYDPADGAEIRALGEAAFHRVPYSQKFSTPISERWRRSSYLLVLPVEANPELRLVLEKSIAPLLGELRGIVTRLFFLLTALTYAALLLAWLLGRRIAAPLRLLSQATTGVPSRLEQGEADPAWPQSPVREIHELILNCREMTSSLREKFGQLRNARLTLEDRVNLRTRELAEANADLRRKEARLAQLAHHDPLTDLPNRLLFQDRLEHALAKARRQESQVALFFLDLDRFKKINDSLGHALGDQLLREVARRLDGCVRAGDTVARLGGDEFMIVIDEVKNIQQVTSVAEKILHRLDLPVEVDGYSLYATGSIGISLFPNDGRDVATLMKCADAAMYRAKELGRNTYQFYTADMNARAHELLLLESSLRQALERDQLILHYQPQFNLGSGQLVGFEALVRWQHPEHGLIAPADFIPMAEETGLIVAIGEWVARTACAQSLDWQKAGLPDVTMAINISARQFRQNGLVERIAAILRETGLEPRRLELELTESMILGNTEGAILTMRALKDLGLSLAIDDFGSGYSSLAYLKRFPIEKLKIAQDFVRDVLIDGNDAAIAASVIALGKSMDLTVIAEGVETQEQLAFLRDKGCHLGQGYVFSRPLPAKDIPALFTRTARSAF